From Nicotiana tabacum cultivar K326 chromosome 22, ASM71507v2, whole genome shotgun sequence, one genomic window encodes:
- the LOC107775764 gene encoding zinc finger protein BRUTUS-like At1g74770 isoform X1 yields the protein MGGIGESKKNDALPSSSYSELADVKLLVESPILFFVLSHRAVDVELVQIRRIAVEALDTGSRGGELVDELSRRFHFLKLVYKYHCAAEDEVLFQALDAQVKNVVFTYSLEHTSIDDLFSSIFNCLDRLQKEKEEIPILFNELTCSIGTIQTTISQHMLKEEEQIFPLMMQQFTSKEQARLVWQYLCSVPLMILQDFMPWLTASLSSDEKADFLNFIHLVLPEEKLIQEVFISWLDDNKESSFWSCIKYGRGAKFHYGAANMKYIFELDVLMVQCREKQQLEASEGQNPIDGFHIWHAAITRDLRVIMEELYQLRSSLCVSTLSSVITQLKFFADVFTFYSNALDQIYYPLVDQLTKDAPSTFHEQFIERSQIEELQRLLYYKLHEGIQLRVFTDMLCQELESFVARINKKLQLLETQVFLFIRETCSHELQLWSLYMSLHMLPLGLLKCLITWFSAHLSEDESKVILNNIKLGSAVVNKSFATLLYEWVRMGYSGKISVEKFRKDLEEMFCSRSYLFEKWSKSSGSSSSHSEMQSSDRSKTVLLGPNSAMTLNNKHDTPYSNGINLHIFFSDSLKNLCFLNATAADGMGFYSLDVKPIDFFHFFHKALKRDLQYVLSLSVKLAEDVGILTEFERRFHLVQFLYQLHSKSEDEIAFPALESKGQLQNVSHSYGIDHKLEVEQFNKISVILNEINGLLGDVDMVDSNKLKYKKLCLNLHDTCISMHKTLTDHIYREEIELWPLFKEHFSVEEQEKIIGDILGRTKAENLQEMIPWLMESLTPEEQHGIMSIWRKATKNTKFFEWLGEWWEGVNKDESVNAEKGSKVSPSLAIDPLEVVSKYLSRDDFRSPSSFPEKGENFSLTESADHEYGQSGSFAADKTQNTKGNKNGDLFGDITQHSTEVDKKRCNDTIDIADQREITCWDTKLYEQSRQKENHLMLTQDKLVDVVRRVSCDSSLDSEKKSYLMQSLLMSQWILTQKKSHSEVATAKDKEKITGRCPSFRDEKESVFGCNHYKRSCKLLAPCCNELFPCIRCHDEITDHCLDRKSITQIMCMKCLKIQPLRPNCASLSCNNFSMAKYYCRICKVFDDERQIYHCPFCNLCRLGKGLGIGYFHCMTCNACMSKALSVHTCREKCLEDNCPICHEYIFTSASPVKQLPCGHLMHSTCFQDYTETHYTCPICSKTLGDMKVLFEMLDAFLSQEKIPEEYAGQIQVILCNDCQKRGTASFHWLYHKCSHCGSYSTRLI from the exons ATGGGTGGTATTGGAGAATCGAAGAAGAATGATGCGTTGCCATCTTCTTCTTATTCTGAACTTGCTGATGTGAAGTTATTGGTTGAATCGCCTATTCTTTTTTTCGTTCTTTCTCATAGAGCTGTTGATGTTGAACTTGTTCAGATTCGTCGTATAGCGGTTGAAGCCTTGGATACGGGGTCTCGTGGTGGTGAATTAGTTGATGAACTTAGCCGGCGGTTTCACTTCTTGAAGCTTGTATATAAGTACCATTGCGCTGCTGAAGATGAg GTCCTTTTTCAAGCACTAGATGCACAAGTGAAGAATGTGGTCTTCACATATTCACTTGAACACACTAGTATAGATGATCTCTTCAGTTCCATCTTCAATTGCTTGGATCGCTTACAAAAGGAGAAAGAGGAGATTCCTATTCTGTTTAATGAACTTACATGTAGCATAGGTACCATCCAGACAACGATTTCTCAGCACATGCTGAAAGAAGAGGAGCAG ATTTTTCCTTTGATGATGCAGCAATTCACTTCCAAAGAGCAGGCTAGGCTTGTTTGGCAGTACCTATGTAGTGTTCCTCTAATGATACTGCAGGATTTTATGCCATGGCTAACAGCTAGTCTTTCTTCAGATGAAAAGGCAGACTTCCTGAATTTCATACATTTAGTCTTACCTGAAGAGAAACTTATTCAAGAG GTGTTCATCTCATGGCTTGACGATAACAAGGAATCGTCTTTCTGGTCCTGCATAAAATATGGAAGAGGAGCTAAATTTCATTATGGAGCAGCCAATATGAAGTACATATTTGAACTGGATGTGCTGATGGTTCAGTGCAGGGAAAAGCAGCAGCTGGAGGCTTCAGAAGGACAGAATCCGATTGATGGTTTTCATATCTGGCATGCTGCTATTACACGAGATCTAAGAGTAATTATGGAGGAGCTATATCAATTAAGAAGCTCGCTTTGTGTTTCAACCTTGTCGTCAGTAATTACCCAGTTGAAGTTTTTTGCAGATGTGTTCACATTCTACAG CAATGCACTGGATCAAATCTATTATCCCTTGGTAGATCAATTGACCAAGGATGCTCCTTCTACTTTTCATGAACAATTTATTGAAAGAAGTCAAATTGAAGAACTGCAGAGATTGCTTTACTATAAGCTACATGAGGGAATTCAATTAAGGGTTTTCACAGATATGCTTTGCCAAGAACTGGAATCATTTGTCGCGAGGATCAACAAAAAGCTGCAGCTTCTAGAAACACAG GTTTTTCTGTTCATTCGAGAGACCTGCAGTCATGAATTGCAGCTCTGGTCATTGTACATGAGCCTGCATATGTTGCCACTTGGGTTGCTAAAGTGCCTGATTACTTGGTTCTCTGCTCATTTATCTGAGGATGAGTCCAAGGTGATTTTAAACAATATAAAGTTAGGATCTGCTGTAGTTAACAAGTCCTTTGCTACTCTCTTATATGAGTGGGTTCGGATGGGTTATTCTGGCAAAATCTCTGTTGAGAAGTTTAGAAAAGATTTGGAAGAAATGTTCTGTAGCAGAAGCTATTTGTTTGAGAAGTGGAGTAAGAGTTCTGGAAGTTCTTCCTCGCACTCGGAAATGCAATCTTCTGATAGATCTAAGACTGTTTTACTTGGACCAAATTCAGCCATGACACTAAATAATAAGCATGATACaccttattctaatgggatcaatCTTCATATATTTTTCTCGGACTCGCTAAAAAACTTATGCTTCCTTAATGCAACTGCTGCTGATGGTATGGGATTTTACAGTCTTGATGTAAAACCAATCGACTTTTTCCATTTCTTCCACAAGGCCCTAAAAAGAGATTTGCAGTATGTTCTTTCTCTGTCGGTTAAGTTGGCTGAAGATGTTGGAATTCTTACTGAATTTGAAAGACGGTTCCATCTCGTACAATTTCTATACCAGCTACATAGTAAGTCCGAGGATGAAATTGCCTTTCCTGCCTTGGAATCTAAGGGACAACTCCAGAATGTCAGCCATTCATATGGTATTGACCATAAATTGGAGGTTGAGCAATTCAACAAAATTTCTGTCATCTTAAATGAGATCAACGGTTTGCTAGGTGATGTGGACATGGTTGACAGTAATAAGCTGAAATACAAAAAGTTGTGCTTAAATCTCCATGATACATGCATATCTATGCATAAAACACTCACTGACCACATCTACCGTGAAGAAATTGAACTGTGGCCACTATTCAAAGAACACTTTTCTGTTGAGGAACAAGAAAAGATTATTGGAGACATCCTTGGACGAACAAAAGCGGAGAATCTACAAGAGATGATTCCCTGGCTGATGGAATCTCTAACACCAGAAGAACAGCACGGCATCATGTCAATCTGGCGCAAAGCCACAAAAAATACAAAGTTTTTTGAGTGGCTGGGAGAGTGGTGGGAAGGTGTAAATAAGGATGAGAGTGTAAATGCCGAAAAGGGATCAAAGGTTTCTCCTTCATTGGCTATTGATCCTTTAGAAGTTGTGTCTAAATATCTGTCAAGAGATGATTTCAGGAGTCCAAGCAGCTTCCCCGAAAAAGGGGAGAACTTTTCACTGACAGAGTCTGCTGATCATGAGTATGGTCAATCTGGATCTTTTGCTGCAGATAAAACCCAGAATACCAAGGGGAACAAAAATGGTGATCTATTCGGAGATATTACACAGCATTCTACTGAGGTTGACAAGAAGAGATGCAACGACACAATTGACATTGCTGATCAGAGAGAAATAACTTGCTGGGATACAAAATTATATGAGCAGTCAAGGCAAAAGGAGAACCATCTAATGCTGACTCAAGACAAGCTGGTCGACGTAGTAAGAAGAGTATCATGCGATTCCTCTTTGGATTCTGAAAAGAAATCATACCTCATGCAGAGCTTGCTAATGAG TCAATGGATTTTGACACAGAAGAAGTCTCATTCAGAGGTTGCTACTGCAAAGGATAAGGAGAAAATTACTGGTCGATGTCCATCATTTCGTGATGAAAAAGAATCAGTTTTTGGTTGCAACCATTACAAGAGAAGCTGCAAGCTACTTGCTCCATGTTGTAATGAGCTTTTCCCATGCATACGGTGTCACGATGAAATTACTGATCATTGTCTGGACAG AAAATCTATCACCCAAATAATGTGCATGAAATGCTTGAAGATACAACCACTCCGTCCCAATTGCGCATCTCTCTCTTGCAACAATTTCTCCATGGCTAAATACTATTGCAGAATTTGCAAAGTGTTTGACGACGAAAG ACAGATATACCACTGCCCATTCTGCAATTTGTGCAGACTGGGGAAGGGATTGGGCATTGGATACTTCCATTGCATGACCTGCAATGCTTGCATGTCAAAGGCTCTCTCCGTTCACACATGTAGAGAGAAGTGCTTGGAGGATAACTGTCCAATCTGCCATGAGTACATTTTCACTTCCGCTTCTCCTGTTAAGCAACTTCCTTGTGGTCATTTGATGCACTCTACATGTTTTCAG GACTACACTGAAACGCATTACACATGCCCAATCTGTAGCAAGACTCTTGGGGACATGAAG GTGCTCTTTGAGATGTTAGATGCATTTCTTTCTCAGGAGAAAATTCCCGAGGAGTATGCTGGCCAGATTCAG GTTATACTATGCAATGATTGTCAAAAGAGAGGAACTGCTTCCTTCCACTGGCTCTATCACAAGTGCTCACATTGTGGTTCATACAGTACAAGACTTATATGA
- the LOC107775764 gene encoding zinc finger protein BRUTUS-like At1g74770 isoform X2: MGGIGESKKNDALPSSSYSELADVKLLVESPILFFVLSHRAVDVELVQIRRIAVEALDTGSRGGELVDELSRRFHFLKLVYKYHCAAEDEVLFQALDAQVKNVVFTYSLEHTSIDDLFSSIFNCLDRLQKEKEEIPILFNELTCSIGTIQTTISQHMLKEEEQIFPLMMQQFTSKEQARLVWQYLCSVPLMILQDFMPWLTASLSSDEKADFLNFIHLVLPEEKLIQEVFISWLDDNKESSFWSCIKYGRGAKFHYGAANMKYIFELDVLMVQCREKQQLEASEGQNPIDGFHIWHAAITRDLRVIMEELYQLRSSLCVSTLSSVITQLKFFADVFTFYSNALDQIYYPLVDQLTKDAPSTFHEQFIERSQIEELQRLLYYKLHEGIQLRVFTDMLCQELESFVARINKKLQLLETQVFLFIRETCSHELQLWSLYMSLHMLPLGLLKCLITWFSAHLSEDESKVILNNIKLGSAVVNKSFATLLYEWVRMGYSGKISVEKFRKDLEEMFCSRSYLFEKWSKSSGSSSSHSEMQSSDRSKTVLLGPNSAMTLNNKHDTPYSNGINLHIFFSDSLKNLCFLNATAADGMGFYSLDVKPIDFFHFFHKALKRDLQYVLSLSVKLAEDVGILTEFERRFHLVQFLYQLHSKSEDEIAFPALESKGQLQNVSHSYGIDHKLEVEQFNKISVILNEINGLLGDVDMVDSNKLKYKKLCLNLHDTCISMHKTLTDHIYREEIELWPLFKEHFSVEEQEKIIGDILGRTKAENLQEMIPWLMESLTPEEQHGIMSIWRKATKNTKFFEWLGEWWEGVNKDESVNAEKGSKVSPSLAIDPLEVVSKYLSRDDFRSPSSFPEKGENFSLTESADHEYGQSGSFAADKTQNTKGNKNGDLFGDITQHSTEVDKKRCNDTIDIADQREITCWDTKLYEQSRQKENHLMLTQDKLVDVVRRVSCDSSLDSEKKSYLMQSLLMSQWILTQKKSHSEVATAKDKEKITGRCPSFRDEKESVFGCNHYKRSCKLLAPCCNELFPCIRCHDEITDHCLDRSEWDALGLLAY, translated from the exons ATGGGTGGTATTGGAGAATCGAAGAAGAATGATGCGTTGCCATCTTCTTCTTATTCTGAACTTGCTGATGTGAAGTTATTGGTTGAATCGCCTATTCTTTTTTTCGTTCTTTCTCATAGAGCTGTTGATGTTGAACTTGTTCAGATTCGTCGTATAGCGGTTGAAGCCTTGGATACGGGGTCTCGTGGTGGTGAATTAGTTGATGAACTTAGCCGGCGGTTTCACTTCTTGAAGCTTGTATATAAGTACCATTGCGCTGCTGAAGATGAg GTCCTTTTTCAAGCACTAGATGCACAAGTGAAGAATGTGGTCTTCACATATTCACTTGAACACACTAGTATAGATGATCTCTTCAGTTCCATCTTCAATTGCTTGGATCGCTTACAAAAGGAGAAAGAGGAGATTCCTATTCTGTTTAATGAACTTACATGTAGCATAGGTACCATCCAGACAACGATTTCTCAGCACATGCTGAAAGAAGAGGAGCAG ATTTTTCCTTTGATGATGCAGCAATTCACTTCCAAAGAGCAGGCTAGGCTTGTTTGGCAGTACCTATGTAGTGTTCCTCTAATGATACTGCAGGATTTTATGCCATGGCTAACAGCTAGTCTTTCTTCAGATGAAAAGGCAGACTTCCTGAATTTCATACATTTAGTCTTACCTGAAGAGAAACTTATTCAAGAG GTGTTCATCTCATGGCTTGACGATAACAAGGAATCGTCTTTCTGGTCCTGCATAAAATATGGAAGAGGAGCTAAATTTCATTATGGAGCAGCCAATATGAAGTACATATTTGAACTGGATGTGCTGATGGTTCAGTGCAGGGAAAAGCAGCAGCTGGAGGCTTCAGAAGGACAGAATCCGATTGATGGTTTTCATATCTGGCATGCTGCTATTACACGAGATCTAAGAGTAATTATGGAGGAGCTATATCAATTAAGAAGCTCGCTTTGTGTTTCAACCTTGTCGTCAGTAATTACCCAGTTGAAGTTTTTTGCAGATGTGTTCACATTCTACAG CAATGCACTGGATCAAATCTATTATCCCTTGGTAGATCAATTGACCAAGGATGCTCCTTCTACTTTTCATGAACAATTTATTGAAAGAAGTCAAATTGAAGAACTGCAGAGATTGCTTTACTATAAGCTACATGAGGGAATTCAATTAAGGGTTTTCACAGATATGCTTTGCCAAGAACTGGAATCATTTGTCGCGAGGATCAACAAAAAGCTGCAGCTTCTAGAAACACAG GTTTTTCTGTTCATTCGAGAGACCTGCAGTCATGAATTGCAGCTCTGGTCATTGTACATGAGCCTGCATATGTTGCCACTTGGGTTGCTAAAGTGCCTGATTACTTGGTTCTCTGCTCATTTATCTGAGGATGAGTCCAAGGTGATTTTAAACAATATAAAGTTAGGATCTGCTGTAGTTAACAAGTCCTTTGCTACTCTCTTATATGAGTGGGTTCGGATGGGTTATTCTGGCAAAATCTCTGTTGAGAAGTTTAGAAAAGATTTGGAAGAAATGTTCTGTAGCAGAAGCTATTTGTTTGAGAAGTGGAGTAAGAGTTCTGGAAGTTCTTCCTCGCACTCGGAAATGCAATCTTCTGATAGATCTAAGACTGTTTTACTTGGACCAAATTCAGCCATGACACTAAATAATAAGCATGATACaccttattctaatgggatcaatCTTCATATATTTTTCTCGGACTCGCTAAAAAACTTATGCTTCCTTAATGCAACTGCTGCTGATGGTATGGGATTTTACAGTCTTGATGTAAAACCAATCGACTTTTTCCATTTCTTCCACAAGGCCCTAAAAAGAGATTTGCAGTATGTTCTTTCTCTGTCGGTTAAGTTGGCTGAAGATGTTGGAATTCTTACTGAATTTGAAAGACGGTTCCATCTCGTACAATTTCTATACCAGCTACATAGTAAGTCCGAGGATGAAATTGCCTTTCCTGCCTTGGAATCTAAGGGACAACTCCAGAATGTCAGCCATTCATATGGTATTGACCATAAATTGGAGGTTGAGCAATTCAACAAAATTTCTGTCATCTTAAATGAGATCAACGGTTTGCTAGGTGATGTGGACATGGTTGACAGTAATAAGCTGAAATACAAAAAGTTGTGCTTAAATCTCCATGATACATGCATATCTATGCATAAAACACTCACTGACCACATCTACCGTGAAGAAATTGAACTGTGGCCACTATTCAAAGAACACTTTTCTGTTGAGGAACAAGAAAAGATTATTGGAGACATCCTTGGACGAACAAAAGCGGAGAATCTACAAGAGATGATTCCCTGGCTGATGGAATCTCTAACACCAGAAGAACAGCACGGCATCATGTCAATCTGGCGCAAAGCCACAAAAAATACAAAGTTTTTTGAGTGGCTGGGAGAGTGGTGGGAAGGTGTAAATAAGGATGAGAGTGTAAATGCCGAAAAGGGATCAAAGGTTTCTCCTTCATTGGCTATTGATCCTTTAGAAGTTGTGTCTAAATATCTGTCAAGAGATGATTTCAGGAGTCCAAGCAGCTTCCCCGAAAAAGGGGAGAACTTTTCACTGACAGAGTCTGCTGATCATGAGTATGGTCAATCTGGATCTTTTGCTGCAGATAAAACCCAGAATACCAAGGGGAACAAAAATGGTGATCTATTCGGAGATATTACACAGCATTCTACTGAGGTTGACAAGAAGAGATGCAACGACACAATTGACATTGCTGATCAGAGAGAAATAACTTGCTGGGATACAAAATTATATGAGCAGTCAAGGCAAAAGGAGAACCATCTAATGCTGACTCAAGACAAGCTGGTCGACGTAGTAAGAAGAGTATCATGCGATTCCTCTTTGGATTCTGAAAAGAAATCATACCTCATGCAGAGCTTGCTAATGAG TCAATGGATTTTGACACAGAAGAAGTCTCATTCAGAGGTTGCTACTGCAAAGGATAAGGAGAAAATTACTGGTCGATGTCCATCATTTCGTGATGAAAAAGAATCAGTTTTTGGTTGCAACCATTACAAGAGAAGCTGCAAGCTACTTGCTCCATGTTGTAATGAGCTTTTCCCATGCATACGGTGTCACGATGAAATTACTGATCATTGTCTGGACAGGTCTGAGTGGGACGCACTTGGTCTCCTTGCCTATTG A